A single region of the Enterobacter cloacae complex sp. R_G8 genome encodes:
- the livK gene encoding high-affinity branched-chain amino acid ABC transporter substrate-binding protein LivK, whose product MKRNAKTLIAGMVALSLSHAAMAEEIKVAVVGAMSGPVAQWGDMEFNGARQAIKDINAKGGIKGDKLVGVEYDDACDPKQAVAVANKIVNDGIQYVIGHLCSSSTQPASDIYEDEGILMITPGATNPELTQRGYQHIMRTAGLDSSQGPTAAKYILETVKPQRIAIIHDKQQYGEGLARSVQDGLKKGGANIVFFDGITAGEKDFSALIARLQKENIDFVYYGGYYPEMGQMLRQARSVGLKTQFMGPEGVGNASLSNIAGDAAEGMLVTMPKRYDQDPANKAIVEALKAQKKDPSGPYVWITYAAVQSLATALDRTGSKEPLDLVKDLKAHGANTVIGPLNWDEKGDLKGFEFGVFKWHADGSSSAAK is encoded by the coding sequence ATGAAAAGGAACGCGAAGACGTTAATCGCGGGCATGGTTGCATTGTCTCTCTCGCATGCAGCTATGGCGGAAGAGATTAAAGTTGCGGTGGTCGGTGCCATGTCCGGGCCTGTTGCCCAGTGGGGGGACATGGAGTTCAACGGCGCACGTCAGGCAATTAAAGACATCAACGCCAAAGGCGGCATCAAAGGCGACAAGCTGGTGGGCGTGGAGTACGACGACGCCTGCGATCCAAAACAGGCCGTCGCGGTGGCGAACAAAATCGTGAACGATGGCATCCAGTATGTGATCGGCCATCTGTGCTCATCATCCACTCAGCCAGCGTCTGATATCTACGAAGACGAAGGTATTCTGATGATTACCCCCGGTGCCACCAACCCGGAGCTGACCCAGCGCGGCTACCAGCACATTATGCGTACCGCCGGTCTGGACTCCTCCCAGGGGCCAACCGCGGCGAAATACATCCTCGAGACGGTTAAACCGCAGCGCATTGCCATTATTCATGACAAACAGCAGTACGGCGAAGGCCTGGCGCGTTCTGTTCAGGACGGGCTGAAAAAAGGTGGCGCAAATATTGTCTTCTTCGACGGGATTACCGCGGGTGAGAAAGATTTCTCCGCGCTGATCGCCCGTCTGCAAAAAGAGAATATCGACTTTGTTTACTACGGTGGTTATTACCCGGAAATGGGCCAGATGCTGCGCCAGGCGCGCTCGGTCGGTCTGAAAACCCAGTTCATGGGGCCAGAAGGCGTGGGTAACGCCTCCCTGTCTAACATCGCCGGTGATGCCGCTGAAGGCATGCTGGTGACGATGCCAAAACGCTATGACCAGGATCCGGCGAACAAAGCTATCGTAGAGGCGCTCAAGGCGCAGAAGAAAGATCCAAGTGGTCCGTACGTCTGGATCACCTACGCGGCCGTGCAGTCTCTGGCCACCGCGCTGGATCGCACCGGCAGCAAAGAACCGCTGGATCTGGTGAAAGATTTAAAAGCACACGGGGCGAACACCGTGATTGGGCCGCTGAACTGGGATGAGAAAGGCGATCTGAAGGGATTTGAATTTGGTGTCTTTAAGTGGCACGCCGACGGTTCGTCTTCGGCCGCCAAATAA
- the livH gene encoding high-affinity branched-chain amino acid ABC transporter permease LivH, with amino-acid sequence MSEQFLYFLQQMFNGVTLGSTYALIAIGYTMVYGIIGMINFAHGEVYMIGSYVSFMIIAALMMMGIDSSWLLVAAGFVGAIVIASAYGWSIERVAYRPVRSSKRLIALISAIGMSIFLQNYVSLTEGSRDVALPSLFNGQWIVGASENFSASITTMQLVIWVVTFIAMLALTLFIRYSRMGRACRACAEDLKMASLLGINTDRVIALTFVIGAAMAAVAGVLLGQFYGVINPYIGFMAGMKAFTAAVLGGIGSIPGAMIGGLILGVAEALSSAYLSTEYKDVVSFALLILVLLVMPTGILGRPEVEKV; translated from the coding sequence ATGTCCGAGCAGTTTCTCTATTTCCTGCAGCAGATGTTTAACGGCGTCACGCTGGGAAGCACCTACGCGCTGATTGCCATTGGCTATACGATGGTGTACGGCATTATCGGCATGATCAACTTCGCCCACGGCGAGGTGTACATGATCGGTAGCTACGTCTCCTTTATGATCATCGCCGCGCTGATGATGATGGGTATCGACAGCAGCTGGCTGCTGGTCGCCGCCGGTTTTGTCGGCGCGATTGTGATTGCCAGCGCCTACGGCTGGAGCATCGAGCGGGTGGCCTACCGGCCGGTACGCAGCTCCAAGCGCCTGATTGCCCTCATCTCCGCGATTGGGATGTCTATCTTCCTGCAAAACTACGTCAGCCTGACCGAAGGCTCGCGCGACGTGGCGTTGCCAAGCCTGTTTAACGGCCAGTGGATCGTCGGCGCCAGCGAAAACTTCTCTGCCTCCATCACCACCATGCAGCTGGTTATCTGGGTGGTGACCTTTATTGCGATGCTCGCCCTGACGCTCTTCATCCGCTACTCCCGCATGGGACGTGCCTGCCGCGCCTGCGCGGAAGATCTGAAGATGGCGAGCCTGCTCGGGATTAACACTGACCGCGTTATTGCCCTGACCTTTGTGATCGGCGCGGCGATGGCGGCGGTGGCGGGTGTTCTGCTCGGCCAGTTCTACGGCGTGATTAACCCGTACATCGGCTTTATGGCCGGGATGAAAGCCTTTACCGCGGCAGTACTGGGCGGTATTGGCAGTATTCCTGGCGCGATGATTGGCGGCCTGATTCTGGGCGTGGCAGAAGCGCTCTCCTCAGCGTATCTGAGTACCGAGTATAAAGATGTGGTCTCGTTTGCCCTGCTGATTCTGGTTCTGCTGGTGATGCCTACCGGTATTCTGGGTCGTCCGGAGGTAGAGAAAGTATGA
- the ugpB gene encoding sn-glycerol-3-phosphate ABC transporter substrate-binding protein UgpB codes for MTSLRHTALGLALGLAFATNAMAVTTIPFWHSMEGELGKEVDSLAQRFNDTHPDYKIVPVYKGNYEQSLSAGIAAFRTGNAPALLQVYEVGTATMMASKAIKPVYEVFKEAGINFDESQFVPTVAGYYTDSKTGHLLSQPFNSSTPVLYYNKDAFKKAGLDPEQPPKTWQDLAEYTAKLKAAGMKCGYASGWQGWIQIENFSAWHGLPVATKNNGFDGTDAVLEFNKPEQVKHIALLEELNKKGDFSYFGRKDESTEKFYNGDCAITTASSGSLADIRHYAKFNYGVGMMPYDADVKGAPQNAIIGGASLWVMQGKDAGTYKGVAEFLDFLAKPENAAEWHQKTGYLPITKAAYDLTREQGFYSKNPGADIATRQMLNKPPLPFTKGLRLGNMPQIRTIVDEELESVWTGKKTPQQALDSAVERGNQLLRRFEQSTKS; via the coding sequence ATGACATCGTTACGACACACAGCTTTGGGTCTGGCACTGGGTCTGGCTTTTGCGACGAACGCAATGGCTGTGACGACCATTCCGTTCTGGCATTCCATGGAAGGGGAGTTGGGTAAAGAGGTTGACTCCCTGGCGCAGCGTTTCAACGACACCCATCCGGATTACAAAATTGTGCCGGTGTACAAAGGTAACTACGAGCAAAGCCTGAGCGCGGGCATTGCCGCCTTCCGTACCGGTAACGCCCCTGCGTTGTTACAGGTTTATGAAGTGGGTACCGCGACCATGATGGCCTCCAAAGCCATCAAACCGGTCTATGAAGTGTTCAAAGAGGCGGGGATCAACTTCGACGAATCCCAGTTTGTACCGACCGTAGCGGGTTATTACACCGATTCTAAAACCGGTCACCTGCTGTCTCAGCCGTTTAACAGCTCGACGCCGGTGCTGTACTACAACAAAGACGCCTTTAAGAAAGCCGGTTTAGACCCGGAGCAACCGCCAAAAACCTGGCAGGATCTGGCGGAGTACACCGCGAAGCTGAAAGCGGCGGGAATGAAGTGCGGCTACGCCAGCGGCTGGCAGGGCTGGATCCAGATTGAAAACTTCAGCGCCTGGCACGGCCTGCCGGTGGCCACCAAAAACAACGGTTTCGACGGCACCGACGCGGTACTGGAGTTCAACAAGCCAGAGCAGGTGAAGCACATCGCGCTGCTGGAAGAGTTGAACAAGAAGGGTGATTTCAGCTACTTCGGCCGTAAAGACGAATCCACCGAGAAGTTCTACAACGGTGACTGCGCCATTACCACCGCCTCGTCCGGCTCGCTGGCGGATATCCGTCACTATGCCAAATTCAACTACGGCGTGGGCATGATGCCGTACGACGCAGACGTGAAAGGCGCGCCGCAGAACGCCATCATCGGCGGAGCGAGCCTGTGGGTGATGCAGGGTAAAGACGCCGGCACCTACAAAGGGGTGGCCGAGTTCCTCGACTTCCTGGCGAAACCTGAAAACGCGGCCGAATGGCACCAGAAAACCGGCTACCTGCCGATCACCAAGGCTGCCTATGACCTGACCCGCGAGCAGGGCTTCTACAGCAAGAATCCGGGCGCGGATATCGCGACGCGTCAGATGCTGAACAAGCCGCCGTTGCCGTTCACCAAAGGGCTGCGTCTGGGCAACATGCCGCAGATCCGTACCATCGTCGATGAAGAGCTGGAAAGCGTGTGGACCGGCAAGAAAACACCACAGCAGGCGCTGGATTCAGCGGTAGAGCGCGGGAATCAGCTGCTGCGCCGCTTTGAGCAGTCCACGAAGTCTTAA
- a CDS encoding sn-glycerol-3-phosphate import ATP-binding protein UgpC produces MAGLKLQAVTKSWDGKTQVIQPLTLDVADGEFIVMVGPSGCGKSTLLRMVAGLERVTSGDIWIDRQRVTEMEPKDRGIAMVFQNYALYPHMSVEENMAWGLKIRGMGKGHIDERVKEAARILELDGLLKRRPRELSGGQRQRVAMGRAIVRDPAVFLFDEPLSNLDAKLRVQMRLELQQLHRRLKTTSLYVTHDQVEAMTLAQRVMVMNKGIAEQIGTPVEVYEKPATRFVASFIGSPAMNLLEGRISSAGTHFELESGMALPINWYYRGYAGRKMTLGIRPEHIGLTSQADGGVPLVMDTLEMLGADNLAHGRWGEQKMVVRLPHQERPKAGSTLWLHLPENHLHLFDGETGQRV; encoded by the coding sequence ATGGCAGGTTTAAAACTACAGGCAGTGACCAAAAGCTGGGATGGCAAAACCCAGGTGATTCAGCCGCTCACCCTCGACGTGGCGGACGGGGAGTTCATCGTCATGGTCGGCCCGTCCGGCTGCGGCAAATCCACGCTGCTGCGCATGGTGGCCGGGCTTGAGCGCGTCACCTCCGGCGATATCTGGATTGACCGCCAGCGCGTGACCGAGATGGAGCCCAAAGACCGCGGCATCGCGATGGTGTTCCAGAACTACGCCCTCTATCCGCACATGAGCGTGGAAGAGAACATGGCCTGGGGGCTGAAAATCCGCGGCATGGGCAAAGGCCATATCGACGAGCGGGTGAAAGAGGCGGCGCGCATTCTGGAGCTGGATGGCCTGCTTAAGCGTCGTCCGCGTGAGCTCTCCGGCGGCCAGCGCCAGCGCGTGGCGATGGGGCGTGCCATCGTGCGCGATCCGGCGGTGTTCCTGTTCGATGAACCGCTCTCTAACCTCGACGCCAAGCTGCGCGTGCAGATGCGTCTGGAGCTGCAGCAACTGCATCGCCGTCTGAAAACCACCTCCCTGTACGTGACCCACGATCAGGTCGAAGCCATGACCCTCGCCCAGCGGGTGATGGTGATGAACAAAGGCATCGCCGAGCAGATTGGCACGCCGGTGGAAGTCTATGAGAAACCGGCCACCCGCTTTGTGGCGAGTTTTATCGGTAGCCCGGCAATGAACCTGCTGGAAGGGCGGATCAGCAGCGCGGGCACCCACTTTGAGCTGGAAAGCGGGATGGCATTACCCATCAACTGGTACTATCGTGGCTACGCCGGGCGTAAGATGACGCTCGGTATCCGCCCGGAGCATATCGGTTTAACCTCTCAGGCGGACGGCGGCGTGCCGCTGGTGATGGACACGCTGGAGATGTTGGGTGCAGATAACCTGGCGCACGGACGCTGGGGCGAGCAAAAAATGGTGGTGCGTCTGCCGCATCAGGAACGCCCGAAAGCAGGCAGCACGCTGTGGCTGCATCTGCCGGAAAATCACCTGCACTTATTTGACGGTGAAACAGGACAACGAGTATGA
- the livG gene encoding high-affinity branched-chain amino acid ABC transporter ATP-binding protein LivG: protein MSQPLLSVNGLMMRFGGLLAVNNVNLDLHKKEIVSLIGPNGAGKTTVFNCLTGFYKPTGGTIMLRDQHLEGLPGQQIARMGVVRTFQHVRLFREMTVIENLLVAQHQQLKTGLFSGLLKTPAFRRAQSEALDRAATWLDRIGLLPHANRQASNLAYGDQRRLEIVRCMVTQPEILMLDEPAAGLNPKETKELDELIAELRDHHDTTILLIEHDMKLVMGISDRIYVVNQGTPLANGTPEEIRNNPDVIRAYLGEA from the coding sequence ATGAGTCAGCCATTATTATCCGTTAACGGTCTGATGATGCGTTTTGGCGGCCTGCTGGCAGTCAACAATGTGAATCTGGATCTGCACAAGAAAGAGATCGTCTCCCTGATTGGCCCGAACGGCGCGGGAAAAACCACGGTCTTTAACTGCCTGACCGGTTTCTACAAGCCGACGGGCGGCACCATCATGCTGCGCGACCAGCACCTGGAAGGGCTGCCGGGCCAGCAGATTGCCCGCATGGGCGTGGTGCGTACCTTCCAGCACGTGCGTCTGTTCCGCGAGATGACGGTGATTGAGAACCTGCTGGTGGCGCAACACCAGCAGCTGAAAACCGGTCTGTTCTCCGGCCTGCTGAAAACGCCGGCCTTTCGCCGGGCGCAGAGCGAAGCGCTGGATCGTGCGGCGACCTGGCTCGACCGTATCGGTCTGCTGCCGCATGCCAACCGCCAGGCAAGTAACCTTGCGTACGGTGACCAGCGTCGCCTTGAGATCGTGCGCTGCATGGTAACGCAGCCGGAAATCCTGATGCTCGATGAACCCGCAGCGGGTCTGAACCCGAAAGAGACCAAAGAGCTGGACGAGCTGATTGCTGAACTTCGCGATCATCACGACACCACTATCCTGCTGATTGAGCACGATATGAAGCTGGTGATGGGCATTTCAGACCGTATCTACGTGGTGAACCAGGGGACGCCGCTGGCAAACGGCACGCCGGAAGAGATCCGCAACAATCCGGACGTGATCCGCGCATACCTGGGTGAGGCATAA
- the panM gene encoding aspartate 1-decarboxylase autocleavage activator PanM, translating to MKLTIVRLVTFSDQDHIDLGKIWPEYSPSSLNVDDTHRIYAARFNERLLAAVRVTLSGAEGALDSLRVRDVTRRRGVGQYLIEEVIRENPSITSWWMADVGVEDRSVMAAFMQALGFTAQKNGWEKR from the coding sequence ATGAAACTGACTATCGTTCGTCTGGTGACCTTTAGCGACCAGGATCATATCGACCTGGGCAAGATCTGGCCGGAATATTCCCCTTCGTCGCTCAACGTTGATGACACCCACCGTATTTATGCCGCGCGCTTCAACGAGCGCCTGCTGGCGGCTGTTCGCGTGACGCTGAGCGGCGCGGAAGGAGCGCTGGACTCTCTGCGCGTGCGTGACGTCACCCGTCGTCGCGGCGTAGGACAGTACCTGATTGAAGAAGTGATCCGTGAAAACCCCAGCATTACCTCCTGGTGGATGGCCGACGTAGGCGTGGAGGACCGTAGCGTGATGGCGGCGTTTATGCAGGCGTTAGGGTTTACGGCGCAGAAAAATGGATGGGAGAAGCGCTAG
- the ugpA gene encoding sn-glycerol-3-phosphate ABC transporter permease UgpA, with protein sequence MSSSRPVFRSRWLPYLLVAPQLVITVIFFIWPAGEALWYSVQSVDPFGLSSQFVGLDNFTALFHDSYYLASFWTTMKFSALVTVSGLVASLFFAALVDYVVRGSRLYQTLMLLPYAVAPAVAAVLWIFLFNPGRGLITHFLAELGYDWNHAQNSGQAMFLVVFASVWKQISYNFLFFFAALQSIPRSLVEAAAIDGAGPIRRFFRLSLPLIAPVSFFLLVVNLVYAFFDTFPVIDAATAGGPVQATTTLIYKIYREGFAGLDLSASAAQSVVLMFLVIILTVVQFRYVESKVRYQ encoded by the coding sequence ATGTCATCATCCCGTCCGGTGTTCCGTTCCCGCTGGCTGCCGTACCTGCTGGTCGCGCCTCAGCTGGTCATCACCGTTATCTTCTTTATCTGGCCTGCGGGCGAAGCGCTGTGGTATTCGGTACAAAGCGTTGATCCCTTCGGGCTCTCCAGCCAGTTTGTCGGGCTGGACAACTTTACCGCGCTGTTCCACGACAGCTACTACCTGGCCTCCTTCTGGACGACGATGAAGTTCAGCGCACTGGTCACCGTGAGCGGCCTTGTCGCCTCGCTGTTCTTCGCCGCGCTGGTGGATTACGTGGTGCGCGGCAGCCGTCTGTATCAGACCCTGATGCTGCTGCCCTACGCCGTGGCGCCAGCGGTCGCCGCCGTGCTGTGGATCTTCCTGTTTAACCCCGGTCGCGGGTTGATTACCCATTTCCTGGCCGAACTGGGCTACGACTGGAACCACGCCCAGAACAGCGGCCAGGCGATGTTCCTGGTGGTGTTCGCCTCGGTGTGGAAGCAGATCAGCTACAACTTCCTGTTCTTCTTTGCCGCGCTGCAGTCCATTCCGCGTTCGCTGGTGGAAGCCGCCGCGATTGATGGCGCAGGCCCGATCCGCCGCTTCTTCAGGCTGTCGCTGCCGCTGATTGCCCCGGTGAGTTTCTTCCTGCTGGTGGTGAACCTGGTGTATGCCTTTTTCGACACCTTCCCGGTCATCGACGCGGCCACCGCCGGTGGCCCGGTGCAGGCCACGACGACGCTGATTTATAAAATCTACCGCGAAGGGTTTGCCGGTCTGGATCTCTCGGCTTCCGCCGCGCAGTCCGTTGTGCTGATGTTCCTCGTCATCATCCTCACGGTGGTGCAGTTCCGCTATGTTGAAAGTAAGGTGCGCTACCAATGA
- the livM gene encoding branched chain amino acid ABC transporter permease LivM: protein MKPMHFAMALLSAAMFFVLAGVFMGVQLELNGTKLVVDTAADIRWQWVFIGTAVVFLFQLLRPLFQKTLKGVSGPKFVLPAIDGSTVKQKLFLVALLVAAVAWPFVVSRGTVDIATLTMIYVILGLGLNVVVGLSGLLVLGYGGFYAIGAYTFALLNHYYGLGFWTCLPLAGLVSAAAGFLLGFPVLRLRGDYLAIVTLGFGEIVRILLLNNTEVTGGPNGISQIPKPTFFGLEFSRTAREGGWDTFSNFFGVKYDPSDRVIWLYMVALLLVVITLFVINRLLRMPLGRAWEALREDEIACRSLGLNPTRIKLTAFTISAAFAGFAGTLFAARQGFVSPESFTFAESAFVLAIVVLGGMGSQFAVILAAILLVVSRELMRDFNEYSMLMLGGLMVLMMIWRPQGLLPMTRPQLKLKNGQAKGEQA from the coding sequence ATGAAACCGATGCATTTTGCAATGGCGCTGCTCTCTGCCGCCATGTTCTTCGTGCTGGCGGGCGTCTTTATGGGCGTTCAGTTAGAGCTGAACGGCACAAAGCTTGTGGTCGACACCGCCGCTGACATTCGCTGGCAGTGGGTCTTTATCGGCACCGCCGTGGTGTTCCTGTTCCAGCTGCTGCGTCCGCTGTTCCAGAAAACGCTGAAAGGCGTCTCGGGACCGAAGTTTGTCCTGCCGGCTATCGACGGCTCCACCGTGAAGCAGAAGCTGTTCCTTGTGGCGCTGCTGGTGGCTGCGGTGGCGTGGCCGTTCGTGGTCTCGCGCGGCACGGTAGATATCGCCACCCTGACCATGATCTACGTTATTCTGGGTCTGGGCCTGAACGTGGTAGTGGGGCTCTCTGGCCTGCTGGTACTGGGCTACGGCGGTTTCTACGCCATTGGCGCGTATACCTTTGCGCTACTGAACCACTATTACGGTCTCGGCTTCTGGACCTGTCTGCCGCTGGCGGGGCTGGTCTCTGCCGCTGCAGGTTTCCTGCTTGGCTTCCCGGTGCTGCGCCTGCGCGGTGACTACCTGGCGATTGTGACCTTAGGCTTCGGCGAAATCGTCCGTATCCTGCTGCTCAACAATACCGAGGTGACCGGCGGCCCGAACGGCATCAGCCAGATCCCGAAACCAACCTTCTTTGGTCTGGAGTTCAGCCGTACCGCCCGTGAAGGCGGCTGGGATACCTTCAGCAACTTCTTTGGCGTGAAGTATGATCCGTCCGACCGCGTTATCTGGCTCTACATGGTGGCGCTGCTGCTGGTGGTCATCACGCTGTTCGTGATTAACCGCCTGCTGCGTATGCCGCTGGGCCGCGCGTGGGAAGCGCTGCGTGAAGATGAGATCGCCTGCCGCTCCCTGGGCCTCAACCCGACCCGCATTAAGCTGACCGCGTTCACCATCAGCGCCGCGTTCGCCGGTTTTGCCGGCACGCTGTTTGCCGCGCGTCAGGGCTTTGTCAGCCCGGAATCGTTCACCTTTGCCGAATCCGCCTTTGTGCTGGCGATTGTGGTGCTCGGCGGGATGGGCTCGCAGTTCGCCGTGATCCTCGCTGCCATTCTGCTGGTGGTCTCGCGCGAACTGATGCGTGACTTTAACGAATACAGCATGCTGATGCTGGGTGGTTTGATGGTGCTGATGATGATCTGGCGTCCGCAGGGGCTGCTGCCGATGACCCGTCCACAGCTGAAGCTGAAGAACGGGCAAGCGAAAGGAGAGCAGGCATGA
- the ugpQ gene encoding glycerophosphodiester phosphodiesterase, producing the protein MSNWPYPHIVAHRGGGKLAPENTLAAIDVGARYGHTMIEFDAKLSKDGEIFLLHDDNLERTSNGWGVAGELPWRDLLKVDAGSWFSGEYKGEPLPLLAEVADRCRQHGMMANIEIKPTTGTGPLTGNVIALAARELWEGMTPPLLSSFDIDALEAAQAAVPELPRGLLLDEWREDWRELTTRLACVSIHLNHTLLDEARVKMLKAAGLHILVYTVNKPQRAAELLRWGVDSICTDAIDLIGPDFSSAD; encoded by the coding sequence ATGAGCAACTGGCCTTATCCCCACATCGTCGCCCACCGTGGCGGCGGTAAACTGGCGCCGGAAAATACCCTGGCGGCAATTGATGTTGGCGCACGCTACGGCCACACGATGATTGAGTTCGACGCCAAGCTGTCGAAAGACGGCGAAATTTTCCTGCTGCATGATGACAACCTCGAACGCACCAGCAACGGCTGGGGCGTGGCGGGGGAACTGCCGTGGCGCGATCTGCTGAAGGTGGATGCCGGAAGCTGGTTCAGCGGCGAGTACAAAGGCGAACCGCTGCCGCTGCTGGCGGAAGTGGCCGACCGTTGTCGTCAACACGGGATGATGGCCAACATCGAAATCAAACCGACGACCGGTACCGGGCCGCTCACGGGCAACGTGATTGCGCTGGCCGCGCGCGAGCTATGGGAAGGCATGACGCCACCGCTGCTGTCGTCATTTGACATTGATGCCCTTGAAGCGGCACAGGCTGCGGTGCCGGAGCTGCCGCGCGGGCTGCTGCTGGACGAGTGGCGCGAGGACTGGCGTGAGCTGACCACCCGCTTAGCGTGTGTCTCTATTCATCTCAATCATACGCTGCTGGATGAGGCGCGGGTGAAGATGCTGAAAGCGGCGGGGCTGCATATTCTGGTGTATACCGTCAACAAACCCCAGCGTGCGGCTGAGCTGCTGCGCTGGGGGGTGGACAGCATCTGTACCGATGCGATTGACCTGATCGGCCCGGACTTTAGTTCTGCGGATTAA
- the ugpE gene encoding sn-glycerol-3-phosphate ABC transporter permease UgpE — translation MIENRRGLTIFSHTMLILGIIVILFPLYVAFVAATLDTKAVFDTPMTLIPGTHLFENMKTIWTQGVGANSAPFWLMMLNSFIMAFGITVGKITVSMLSAFAIVWFRFPLRNLFFWMIFITLMLPVEVRIFPTVEVIANLKMLDSYAGLTLPLMASATATFLFRQFFMTLPDELIEAARIDGASPMRFFRDIVLPLSKTNLAALFVITFIYGWNQYLWPLLIIQDVNLGTAVAGIKGMIATGEGTTLWNQVMAAMLLTLIPPVVIVLAMQRAFVRGLVDSEK, via the coding sequence ATGATTGAGAACCGTCGCGGGCTGACGATTTTCAGCCATACCATGCTGATTCTGGGGATTATCGTCATCCTCTTTCCGCTGTACGTGGCCTTTGTCGCCGCCACGCTGGACACCAAAGCGGTGTTTGATACGCCGATGACGTTGATCCCAGGCACGCATCTTTTCGAGAACATGAAAACCATCTGGACCCAGGGCGTGGGGGCCAACAGCGCGCCGTTCTGGCTGATGATGCTCAACAGCTTCATCATGGCGTTCGGCATTACGGTAGGCAAAATCACGGTGTCGATGCTCTCGGCGTTTGCCATCGTCTGGTTCCGCTTTCCGCTGCGCAACCTCTTCTTCTGGATGATTTTCATCACCCTGATGCTGCCGGTGGAGGTGCGTATCTTCCCGACGGTGGAAGTGATCGCCAACCTGAAGATGCTCGACAGCTACGCGGGATTAACCCTGCCGCTGATGGCGTCTGCGACCGCCACCTTCCTGTTCCGCCAGTTCTTTATGACGCTGCCGGACGAGCTGATTGAAGCCGCGCGCATTGACGGTGCCTCACCGATGCGCTTTTTCCGCGACATCGTGCTGCCGCTGTCGAAAACCAACCTCGCGGCACTGTTTGTGATCACCTTTATCTACGGCTGGAACCAGTACCTGTGGCCGCTGCTGATTATTCAGGACGTCAACCTCGGCACCGCCGTGGCGGGCATCAAGGGCATGATCGCCACCGGCGAAGGCACCACCCTCTGGAACCAGGTGATGGCGGCGATGCTGCTCACCCTTATCCCCCCCGTAGTCATTGTTTTAGCCATGCAGCGTGCCTTTGTCCGCGGCCTGGTCGATAGCGAGAAATAA
- the livF gene encoding high-affinity branched-chain amino acid ABC transporter ATP-binding protein LivF, translated as MEKAMLTFDKVNAHYGKIQALHDVSLHINQGEIVTLIGANGAGKTTLLGTLCGDPRATSGRIVFDGKDITDWQTARIMREAVAIVPEGRRVFSRMTVEENLAMGGFFADRDQYQSRIKWVYELFPRLWERRIQRAGTMSGGEQQMLAIGRALMSQPRLLLLDEPSLGLAPIIIQQIFDTIEQLRKEGMTIFLVEQNANQALKLADRGYVLENGHVVLEDTGDALLANEAVRSAYLGG; from the coding sequence ATGGAAAAAGCGATGTTAACGTTTGACAAGGTCAACGCCCACTACGGCAAGATCCAGGCGCTGCACGACGTCAGCCTGCATATCAATCAGGGCGAAATCGTCACCCTGATTGGGGCTAACGGCGCGGGCAAAACCACGCTGCTCGGTACCCTGTGCGGCGACCCGCGCGCCACCAGCGGGCGGATTGTGTTTGATGGCAAAGACATCACCGACTGGCAGACCGCCAGGATCATGCGTGAAGCGGTGGCGATAGTCCCTGAAGGGCGTCGCGTCTTCTCGCGTATGACGGTGGAAGAGAACCTGGCGATGGGCGGCTTCTTCGCTGACCGCGACCAGTATCAGTCCCGCATCAAGTGGGTGTATGAGCTCTTCCCGCGCCTGTGGGAGCGTCGTATTCAGCGTGCGGGCACCATGTCCGGCGGTGAGCAGCAGATGCTGGCGATCGGCCGCGCCCTGATGAGCCAGCCGCGCCTGCTGCTGCTGGATGAACCGTCGCTGGGTCTTGCGCCAATTATCATTCAGCAGATCTTCGACACCATCGAGCAGTTGCGTAAAGAGGGGATGACCATCTTCCTCGTCGAGCAGAACGCCAACCAGGCGCTGAAGCTCGCCGACCGCGGTTACGTGCTGGAGAACGGCCACGTGGTGCTTGAGGATACCGGCGATGCGCTGCTGGCGAATGAAGCGGTGCGGAGTGCGTATTTAGGCGGTTAA